The DNA window AAAGTGCATCAAATCGAGTACGAGATTTTCCCGAAAGCGATTGATTTGGTTTTAAATAAAAGAGTTCCATAGGAACGACATATTTTACAGAATTGGAATTCATTCCAATGATTTAATAAAAAAAGTATAAATAAAAATGAAAAAACGAGCATTAATCAGTGTCTCCAACAAAAGCAATCTTATTGATTTTGCCAAATTTTTAGAATCTAAAAATTACGAACTCATTTCTACGGGTGGAACCTTCAAACATCTTAAAGAAGCTGGACTTAACCCAATTCAGATTGATGAAGTGACCAATTTTCCTGAAATGTTAGACGGAAGAGTAAAAACCCTTCATCCAAAAGTTCATGGTGGACTTCTTGCGGTTCGTGATAATGAAGAACACATGAAAACCGTTCAGGAACATGGAATAGAACTGATTGATATGGTAATTGTAAACCTTTATCCGTTTTTCGAAAATGTAAATAAAGAAATTTCATTAGAAGAAAAAGTAGAATTCATCGATATTGGTGGACCATCAATGCTTCGTTCTGCAGCTAAAAATTTCGCTTCTGTGACTGTGGTTACCGATGTGGAAGATTATGCTAAAGTTCAACAAGAAATTTCTGAAAACGGGGATACTACAATTGAAACTCGTAAAAAATTGGCAGGTAAAGTTTTCAACTTAACTTCTGCTTATGATGCGGCAATTTCTCAAATGTTGTTGAATGAAGAATATCCTGAATATTTACAGGCTTCTTACCAAAAAGTTTCTGATTTAAGATATGGCGAAAATCCTCATCAATCTGCAGCGTATTACGTTTCTACCACTGAAAACGGTGCGATGAAAGATTTCGAGATTTTAGGAGGCAAAGAACTGTCTTTCAATAATTTGAGAGATATGGATTTATGTTGGAAAGTGGTGAATGAATTCAAAGATGAAATGGCTTGTTGTGCCGTAAAACATTCTACACCTTGTGGAGTTGCCATCGGAAATTCTGCTTTAGAAACGTATACCAAAACTTTCGAATGTGACCCGATTTCTATTTTCGGGGGAATCATCGGAATGAATTACAAAGTAGATGCTGCAACTGCGGAAGAATTGAATAAAACTTTCCTTGAAATTGTAATGGCAACTGATTTTGATGAAGAGGCGCTAGAAATTTTGAGAAAGAAGAAAAATCTTAGAATTATAAAAGTCAAAAATCCAGTTTCAGACAAAAAAACTTGGGTGAAAATAGATGGTGGAATTTTGGTTCAAGATGTAGATGACCAATTTTCTACAGATTTTAAAGTAGTTACAGAAATCCAACCAACAGAACAACAAGAAAAAGCACTTCTATTTGCTCAAAGAGTGGTGAAATATGTAAAATCAAACGCTATAGTAGTTTCAAACGGAATTCAAGCTTTCGGAATTGGAGGCGGTCAAGTGAATAGAATTTGGGCTACAGAACAAGCGATTTCTAGAGCTAAGGAAAAATTCAGCGGCGATTTAGTTTTGGCTTCAGATGCATTTTTCCCATTCAGAGATGTAGTAGATTTCTGTGCTAAAGAAGGAATTACAGCGATTGTACAACCTGGCGGTTCTGTAAAAGATGAAGATTCTATTGCAGCCGCTAATGAACATAAAATTCCAATGATGTTCACAGGAATGAGACATTTCCTACACTAATTAAAAATTGAAGAATTAAAAAATTAATTTTGACTTAAAATCAAACAAATTCGTAAATTTGATAAAATCAATATACCAAATACTAACATACCAAATACCAAATACAAAAAATGAAAGTATTAATAATAGGAAACGGAGGTAGAGAATCTGCTATTGCAAAAAAATTATCAGAAGATAAAAGAATCAGTCAAATGTTTTTTGCAAAAGGCAATGCTACAACAGAAAATTTAGGTAAAAACTTACCTTATGACAGTGTAGCAGA is part of the Cloacibacterium normanense genome and encodes:
- the purH gene encoding bifunctional phosphoribosylaminoimidazolecarboxamide formyltransferase/IMP cyclohydrolase, producing the protein MKKRALISVSNKSNLIDFAKFLESKNYELISTGGTFKHLKEAGLNPIQIDEVTNFPEMLDGRVKTLHPKVHGGLLAVRDNEEHMKTVQEHGIELIDMVIVNLYPFFENVNKEISLEEKVEFIDIGGPSMLRSAAKNFASVTVVTDVEDYAKVQQEISENGDTTIETRKKLAGKVFNLTSAYDAAISQMLLNEEYPEYLQASYQKVSDLRYGENPHQSAAYYVSTTENGAMKDFEILGGKELSFNNLRDMDLCWKVVNEFKDEMACCAVKHSTPCGVAIGNSALETYTKTFECDPISIFGGIIGMNYKVDAATAEELNKTFLEIVMATDFDEEALEILRKKKNLRIIKVKNPVSDKKTWVKIDGGILVQDVDDQFSTDFKVVTEIQPTEQQEKALLFAQRVVKYVKSNAIVVSNGIQAFGIGGGQVNRIWATEQAISRAKEKFSGDLVLASDAFFPFRDVVDFCAKEGITAIVQPGGSVKDEDSIAAANEHKIPMMFTGMRHFLH